In Prosthecochloris sp. GSB1, the following proteins share a genomic window:
- a CDS encoding M23 family metallopeptidase, whose protein sequence is MTNMNKPFSVLKERLSGITSSRKKIGFISASLGFLLTFGFLLSPASQPFHHALFGNYEDELGVTAESSASDAAEESRKYSNTLTEETVKKGQSLYSVLSSLGLGPGEIHNVTEKLKESFSARNFRPGKTYIVEKDPAGRFLCFTYKQTPSSIIHVQKDAESGDYSIWEEKLEYEVRTGALGGTISSTLSAELQQNERYALIGQLQKLFVNRINFRRDIQPGTSYNVLFEEKWLGNEFVGTGNILAAEISLGKIPYSAYRFTDSKGRTDYYDSKGNALNKRFCFVQPCNYSRVSSGYGYRVHPILRKRHFHGGVDLVARSGTPVRAVADGKIVFRGRKGAAGNMITINHANGYKSKYLHLSRFSSGSGYGQRVKQGEIIGYVGSTGRSTGPHLDFRMYRYGKPENPLAVLRSAMPTQGVPKAEMSNFLAQISVFRSQLETGNVLVAGIAKNAAEPSSAIN, encoded by the coding sequence ATGACGAACATGAATAAACCATTCTCTGTCCTCAAGGAAAGGTTATCCGGAATCACCTCTTCCAGGAAAAAAATAGGGTTCATCTCGGCTTCCCTCGGTTTTTTACTGACCTTCGGTTTCTTACTCTCTCCGGCCTCACAGCCGTTTCACCACGCTCTTTTCGGCAATTACGAGGACGAACTCGGCGTAACGGCAGAATCGTCGGCTTCCGATGCAGCGGAAGAAAGCAGGAAATACTCCAATACGCTGACCGAGGAAACCGTCAAGAAAGGCCAGTCGCTCTACAGCGTGCTTTCGTCACTGGGGCTCGGGCCAGGTGAAATCCACAACGTCACCGAAAAACTCAAGGAAAGTTTCTCAGCGCGAAACTTCCGACCCGGCAAGACCTATATCGTCGAAAAGGATCCCGCAGGACGCTTCCTCTGCTTCACCTACAAGCAAACTCCTTCGAGCATCATCCACGTGCAGAAAGACGCAGAATCCGGCGACTACAGCATATGGGAGGAAAAACTTGAATACGAAGTCAGGACTGGCGCTCTTGGCGGCACCATAAGTTCGACGCTGTCTGCTGAACTGCAGCAGAACGAGCGCTACGCGCTGATCGGTCAGCTTCAGAAACTCTTTGTCAACAGGATAAATTTCAGAAGGGATATCCAGCCGGGAACCTCCTACAATGTCCTTTTCGAGGAAAAATGGCTCGGAAACGAGTTTGTCGGAACCGGAAACATTCTCGCCGCAGAGATATCGCTCGGCAAGATCCCCTACAGCGCCTACCGCTTTACCGACTCGAAGGGACGCACGGATTATTACGATTCGAAAGGCAACGCGCTTAACAAGCGATTCTGCTTCGTCCAGCCGTGCAACTATTCCAGGGTATCGAGCGGATACGGTTACCGGGTCCATCCTATTCTGAGAAAGCGGCATTTCCATGGAGGCGTGGATCTTGTCGCCCGCTCAGGCACCCCGGTTCGCGCGGTAGCCGACGGCAAAATCGTTTTTCGCGGCCGTAAAGGCGCGGCGGGCAACATGATCACCATCAACCACGCCAACGGCTACAAAAGCAAGTATCTTCATCTGAGCCGTTTCAGTTCAGGGTCAGGATACGGACAAAGGGTGAAACAGGGCGAAATCATCGGATATGTCGGCTCCACCGGCCGCTCCACCGGACCTCACCTCGATTTCCGGATGTATCGCTATGGTAAGCCTGAAAATCCCCTCGCCGTATTGCGATCCGCCATGCCGACACAAGGCGTGCCGAAAGCGGAGATGAGCAACTTCCTTGCCCAGATATCCGTTTTCCGTTCCCAACTCGAAACCGGAAACGTTCTGGTTGCCGGCATTGCAAAAAACGCCGCCGAACCTTCCTCAGCCATAAACTGA
- a CDS encoding PQQ-dependent sugar dehydrogenase, translating into MRFVIVLVALLTGMLPQVSAQQKSAAKQSADFKVVTVVRNLHHPWSLAFLPDSGFLITERRGRMLLFKNDGVTQVVKGLPAIRAERESGLLDVVIDPDFRKNRTIYFAYTANDKGRLMGTEIASAVLDGSTLRNLKVIFRAEPKTSDLTHFGSRFLFADDGTLLITIGDHGQYPNPVRSHNAQNPSNTIGTIIRLKRDGTIPKDNPFVGKRGYRPEIYTYGNRNPQGIARDPETGRIWFHEHGPKGGDELNILKAGANYGWPTVTHGINYDGTIITNRTTAPGIEPPVTYWTPAIAPSGMMIYDGNAFPEWKGDMFIGSLVERHLRRIVLQGNRVTGQQVLLNGLGERIRDVRTGPDGRIYILTDSPNGRLLRLEPR; encoded by the coding sequence ATGAGATTCGTCATTGTCCTGGTCGCTCTGCTGACTGGAATGCTACCGCAGGTATCGGCACAGCAAAAATCCGCCGCAAAGCAATCGGCAGACTTCAAGGTCGTAACGGTGGTCCGCAACCTCCATCATCCCTGGTCGTTGGCATTTCTTCCCGACAGCGGTTTTCTCATCACTGAAAGAAGGGGAAGAATGCTGCTGTTCAAAAACGACGGAGTCACGCAGGTGGTCAAAGGACTTCCGGCGATACGCGCCGAACGTGAGAGCGGCCTTCTCGACGTCGTCATCGATCCGGACTTCAGGAAAAACAGGACCATCTATTTCGCCTATACCGCGAACGACAAGGGGAGACTGATGGGAACGGAAATAGCAAGCGCTGTTCTTGACGGCAGCACGCTGAGGAACCTGAAGGTTATTTTCCGGGCAGAACCGAAAACAAGCGACTTGACGCATTTCGGTTCGCGCTTTCTGTTCGCGGATGACGGCACACTCCTCATAACGATCGGAGACCATGGCCAATACCCGAACCCCGTGCGATCACATAACGCACAGAACCCGTCAAACACCATCGGCACGATCATCCGTCTCAAACGCGACGGCACGATCCCGAAAGACAATCCCTTCGTGGGTAAACGGGGATACAGACCTGAAATTTACACCTACGGCAACCGAAATCCGCAAGGAATCGCCAGGGACCCTGAAACGGGAAGAATATGGTTTCATGAACACGGGCCGAAAGGCGGGGACGAACTCAACATACTGAAAGCCGGTGCGAATTACGGCTGGCCGACCGTAACCCACGGCATCAATTACGACGGGACGATCATAACCAACAGGACAACCGCACCGGGAATCGAACCGCCCGTCACCTACTGGACGCCGGCCATTGCCCCGTCCGGAATGATGATCTATGACGGCAATGCGTTCCCTGAATGGAAGGGCGACATGTTCATCGGCTCGCTCGTAGAGCGGCATCTCAGGCGGATCGTTCTCCAGGGAAACCGGGTCACGGGTCAGCAGGTCCTGTTGAACGGCCTCGGTGAACGCATCCGCGACGTTCGCACCGGACCGGACGGACGCATCTACATCCTCACCGACAGCCCGAACGGCCGCCTGCTTCGCCTCGAACCCCGCTGA
- the arfB gene encoding alternative ribosome rescue aminoacyl-tRNA hydrolase ArfB, which yields MKITENISIPDSEIRIHAVRSGGAGGQNVNKVSTAIHLSFDIRASTLPDFCKSRLLSLRDSRVTPEGTVVIKAQRYRTQALNREDALHRLRSMISASLRPVRKRKATVPTRSSNEKRLERKAGRSRVKALRGKVDDGTG from the coding sequence ATGAAGATCACGGAAAATATTTCCATACCTGATTCCGAAATACGGATACATGCCGTCAGGTCTGGAGGGGCCGGTGGACAGAACGTCAACAAGGTTTCGACAGCCATTCATCTCAGTTTCGATATCAGGGCGTCGACGCTGCCGGATTTCTGCAAGTCGAGGCTGCTCTCCCTGCGTGACAGCAGGGTGACGCCGGAAGGAACCGTCGTGATCAAGGCGCAACGCTACAGGACACAGGCGTTGAACCGGGAGGATGCCCTCCATCGCCTGAGGAGTATGATCAGCGCGTCCCTGAGGCCTGTCAGGAAAAGAAAGGCAACCGTGCCGACACGAAGCTCGAATGAAAAACGCCTGGAACGCAAGGCAGGACGAAGCAGGGTAAAAGCGTTGCGCGGAAAGGTCGACGACGGCACGGGCTGA
- a CDS encoding DUF3124 domain-containing protein, with the protein MKVLFSLLMALSLAGACAREPAVSVRQGGEQEREGSGDGAAAELGRRAVLGRTVYVPVYSHIYYRDERRVIQLAVTLSVRNTDRDRGIVLNTVRYFDSDGKPVRKYLSKPVVLGPMASRDFVVHEKDTAGGSGASFIVEWSAADSVTEPVIEAVMISTASAQGISLVSPGRVLRRLPISE; encoded by the coding sequence ATGAAGGTACTGTTTTCCCTTTTGATGGCTCTCTCCCTCGCGGGCGCCTGCGCAAGGGAACCCGCGGTTTCTGTGCGACAGGGCGGAGAGCAGGAGCGTGAGGGGTCGGGAGACGGCGCGGCCGCTGAACTCGGCCGCCGCGCGGTTCTCGGCCGGACGGTTTATGTGCCGGTCTACTCCCATATCTATTACCGTGACGAACGAAGGGTGATCCAGCTTGCCGTCACCCTGAGCGTGCGCAATACCGACAGGGACAGGGGTATCGTTCTCAATACGGTCCGTTATTTCGATTCAGACGGAAAACCCGTCCGGAAATATCTTTCGAAACCGGTTGTGCTCGGGCCTATGGCTTCGAGGGATTTCGTGGTTCACGAAAAAGATACGGCAGGGGGTTCGGGAGCCAGTTTCATCGTCGAGTGGTCAGCCGCCGACAGCGTCACCGAGCCGGTGATCGAAGCCGTCATGATCAGCACCGCCTCGGCCCAGGGGATATCGCTCGTCAGCCCCGGAAGAGTCTTGCGGAGGTTGCCCATTTCGGAATAA
- a CDS encoding WD40 repeat domain-containing protein yields MGFLSKLFGKKEVELKRPQVREDEALIRTLEGHQDRVLGVRFSPDGKKLVSGSFDEKVMLWDVESGEALHTLSGHSTWVKCVDYSPKGDKVASGSIDSTVRIWDPETGKCLHECKGHDTEVRMIDFSPDGKILASCSRDTTIKLWDVESGKEIKTLTGHTSYIECVAFSHDGKKLVSCGEEPVVRVWDVESGKNTASYKTRDRHTYAVSFSPDGSLIILCGRDALVKILDASNGEITHIMEGHEDGVRSVRFSPDGRKAASVANDEKVILWDIETGKPLHTYRGHVLEVQSVDISPDGRVIVSGSDDRKIKLWAIV; encoded by the coding sequence ATGGGTTTTCTATCGAAGTTGTTCGGGAAAAAGGAAGTGGAGTTGAAGCGTCCCCAGGTCCGCGAGGACGAAGCGCTGATCAGGACGCTCGAGGGGCATCAGGACCGTGTGCTCGGCGTCAGGTTCAGTCCCGACGGAAAGAAGCTGGTCAGCGGTAGTTTCGATGAAAAAGTCATGCTCTGGGATGTGGAGAGCGGAGAGGCCCTGCATACCCTTTCAGGCCATTCGACGTGGGTCAAGTGCGTCGATTACAGCCCGAAAGGGGACAAGGTCGCAAGCGGCAGTATCGACAGCACTGTGAGAATCTGGGACCCGGAAACCGGAAAATGCCTCCACGAGTGCAAGGGGCACGATACCGAGGTGCGCATGATCGATTTCAGTCCCGACGGCAAAATCCTTGCAAGCTGTTCGCGTGATACGACTATCAAGCTGTGGGACGTCGAGTCGGGCAAGGAAATCAAGACACTGACCGGTCATACATCATATATCGAATGTGTCGCATTCAGCCACGACGGGAAAAAGCTTGTCAGTTGCGGTGAAGAGCCCGTTGTTCGGGTCTGGGACGTAGAAAGCGGAAAAAATACGGCCAGTTACAAAACGCGCGACAGGCATACCTACGCCGTCAGCTTCAGTCCCGACGGTTCGCTGATCATTCTCTGCGGGAGAGATGCGCTGGTCAAGATTCTCGATGCTTCGAACGGGGAGATAACGCATATCATGGAAGGGCATGAAGACGGTGTGCGCAGTGTTCGTTTCAGCCCCGACGGCAGGAAAGCCGCCAGCGTCGCTAATGACGAAAAAGTCATACTCTGGGATATAGAAACCGGCAAGCCGCTCCACACCTATCGTGGCCATGTTCTCGAAGTGCAGTCGGTCGATATTTCACCCGACGGCAGGGTGATCGTCAGCGGCAGCGACGATCGCAAGATCAAGCTCTGGGCGATAGTATAA
- a CDS encoding glycosyltransferase — MILYQLVVLFCLLLFLGILLWNLRELKPLLPGHGACEGPMVSVLVPARNEECNIEGCVRSLLDQDYVNYEVIVLDDGSHDRTPEILESLSRSPSAERLRVLGGEPLPAGWHGKAWACHQLGRAARGRMLLFTDADTRHEPGSVSASVGALLTEGADMLSLTPRQETVTFGERLVVPLVYFILLCYLPLRFVRTRPEPSLCFANGQFILFTRDGYERIGGHEAVRSDIVEDVWLCKAMKRNGGRVVSYDGSRIVHCRMYRSFSEVWKGFSKNLFAGIGYNAPGLFALMLMTAALYVVPYGFLFDSALGGDFSMERFWLPAAQIVVALACRLLVAARFSQPFPEALLHVVSQIVLLLLAFRSFTLVAFGEGVGWKGRRYDFSGKIS; from the coding sequence ATGATCCTGTATCAACTCGTTGTTCTCTTCTGCCTGCTGCTGTTTCTCGGGATTCTTCTCTGGAATCTCCGCGAGCTGAAACCGCTACTGCCCGGGCACGGAGCCTGTGAAGGGCCGATGGTCTCCGTGCTGGTTCCCGCGCGTAATGAGGAATGCAATATCGAGGGATGCGTCCGGTCGCTGCTGGATCAGGACTATGTGAACTATGAGGTCATCGTGCTCGATGACGGTTCGCACGACCGCACGCCGGAGATTCTCGAATCGCTGTCGCGATCTCCCAGCGCAGAGCGGCTGCGCGTGCTCGGGGGGGAGCCGCTTCCGGCCGGCTGGCACGGCAAGGCATGGGCGTGCCATCAGCTCGGCCGCGCGGCTCGCGGCCGGATGCTCCTGTTTACCGATGCCGATACCCGGCACGAGCCCGGCAGCGTTTCGGCTTCGGTCGGGGCGTTGCTGACGGAAGGCGCAGACATGCTGTCGCTCACTCCCCGCCAGGAGACAGTCACCTTCGGAGAGCGCCTTGTCGTTCCCCTGGTATATTTCATTCTGCTCTGCTATCTGCCGCTTCGTTTCGTGCGCACCAGGCCCGAACCGTCGCTCTGTTTCGCCAACGGCCAGTTCATTCTCTTTACCCGCGACGGATACGAACGTATCGGCGGCCATGAAGCGGTCAGGTCGGATATCGTCGAGGACGTATGGCTTTGCAAGGCAATGAAAAGAAACGGGGGCAGGGTTGTCAGTTACGATGGCAGCAGGATAGTGCATTGCAGGATGTACCGCAGTTTTTCAGAGGTATGGAAGGGGTTCAGCAAGAACCTGTTCGCCGGGATCGGTTACAACGCTCCCGGCCTCTTTGCGCTCATGCTGATGACGGCAGCGCTCTATGTCGTTCCCTATGGTTTCCTGTTCGATTCCGCTTTGGGCGGGGATTTCTCCATGGAGCGATTCTGGCTTCCGGCGGCGCAGATCGTGGTCGCCCTCGCCTGCAGGCTGCTTGTCGCCGCGAGGTTCAGTCAGCCGTTTCCCGAAGCGCTGCTCCACGTGGTATCGCAGATCGTTCTGCTGTTGCTCGCTTTCAGGTCGTTTACCCTCGTGGCTTTCGGAGAAGGGGTTGGCTGGAAAGGCCGCAGGTACGATTTTTCTGGAAAGATATCGTGA
- the hisG gene encoding ATP phosphoribosyltransferase has protein sequence MSESQKILKLGLPKGSLQDSTLDLFAKAGFHFSVKSRSYFPSIDDDELEAILIRAQEMAHYVELGAFDVGLTGKDWIIETDADVVEVSDLVYSKASMRPVRWVLAVPESSPVQSVGDLEGKHIATEVVNITRKYLEKNNVSAHVEFSWGATEVKPPELADAIVEVTETGSSLRANKLRIVEVLLESNTKLIANRKSWDDPWKREKIENMAMLLQGAINAQGKVGLKMNAPKASLENIMNIIPALRQPTVSNLAANDWVALEVIVNEQVVRSVIPDLKRAGAEGIFEYDISKLID, from the coding sequence ATGAGTGAGTCACAAAAGATTTTGAAACTCGGACTGCCAAAAGGAAGCCTTCAGGATTCCACGCTCGACCTGTTCGCCAAGGCGGGCTTCCATTTTTCCGTCAAGAGCCGTTCCTATTTCCCATCCATAGACGATGACGAGCTGGAAGCTATCCTGATTCGTGCCCAGGAGATGGCCCACTACGTTGAACTCGGCGCTTTCGATGTCGGCCTGACCGGAAAGGACTGGATTATCGAAACCGACGCGGATGTCGTCGAGGTTTCAGACCTGGTCTACTCCAAGGCTTCCATGAGGCCTGTGCGCTGGGTGCTCGCGGTGCCCGAAAGTTCACCCGTTCAGTCGGTCGGGGATCTTGAAGGCAAGCACATCGCGACCGAGGTGGTCAACATCACCAGGAAATACCTTGAAAAGAACAATGTCAGTGCGCATGTTGAGTTCAGTTGGGGCGCGACCGAGGTGAAGCCTCCGGAACTGGCCGACGCCATTGTCGAGGTAACCGAAACCGGAAGTTCGCTGAGAGCGAACAAGCTCCGCATCGTCGAAGTGCTGCTTGAATCCAATACCAAGCTTATCGCCAACAGGAAATCCTGGGACGACCCCTGGAAACGCGAGAAAATAGAGAACATGGCAATGCTGCTCCAGGGCGCGATCAACGCTCAGGGAAAGGTAGGGCTTAAAATGAACGCGCCCAAGGCTTCGCTCGAGAACATCATGAATATCATTCCCGCCCTGCGCCAGCCGACCGTCTCGAACCTGGCAGCCAACGACTGGGTGGCTCTCGAGGTCATCGTGAACGAGCAGGTCGTCAGGTCGGTGATACCCGACCTGAAACGGGCCGGAGCCGAGGGTATTTTCGAGTACGATATCAGCAAGCTCATCGATTGA
- a CDS encoding UDP-2,3-diacylglucosamine diphosphatase — MSKSFFVSDIHLGLQSEGEERAKIRCFEKLAGMVRDERASLYMVGDILDYWMEFRHVVPKYFDGFLCTLRELARNDIEVHYFAGNHDFDLGDYFASHLGVKIWYGMRETMIDGRKFCIAHGDGLDRSDIGYRLFVRFVRNRFNLSLLSALQPDLVIAVMRAFSRLSRKHGASAHRYESDFLFRYADALVREKDFDYFVCGHSHVEDRKQLSNSRSEYINLGTWINGSYPCGVFENGVFSLRHLS, encoded by the coding sequence ATGTCGAAAAGTTTCTTTGTCAGCGATATTCATCTGGGACTGCAGTCCGAAGGGGAAGAACGGGCGAAAATCCGCTGTTTTGAAAAGCTGGCAGGAATGGTACGTGACGAGCGGGCGTCTCTCTACATGGTCGGTGATATTCTCGACTACTGGATGGAGTTCCGTCATGTGGTTCCCAAGTATTTCGACGGTTTTCTCTGTACTCTGAGAGAACTTGCGCGCAACGATATCGAGGTGCATTATTTCGCAGGTAATCACGATTTCGATCTCGGCGATTATTTCGCCAGTCATCTCGGAGTAAAGATCTGGTACGGCATGCGCGAGACGATGATCGACGGCAGGAAGTTCTGCATCGCTCATGGCGACGGGCTCGACAGGAGCGATATCGGTTACCGTCTGTTCGTCAGATTCGTGCGCAACCGGTTCAATCTCTCTCTTTTGTCAGCCCTGCAGCCCGATCTCGTGATCGCCGTCATGCGGGCATTTTCAAGACTGAGTCGCAAACACGGCGCATCTGCTCATCGTTACGAGTCCGATTTTCTTTTCCGCTACGCCGACGCACTGGTCAGGGAAAAAGATTTTGATTATTTTGTCTGCGGTCACAGCCACGTGGAGGACAGAAAGCAATTGAGCAATTCACGTAGCGAATACATAAATCTCGGCACCTGGATCAACGGCAGCTATCCCTGCGGGGTATTCGAAAACGGGGTTTTTTCGTTGCGGCACCTTTCCTAA
- a CDS encoding diacylglycerol/polyprenol kinase family protein produces MGSLQSTFFSLPVLWHNLLVTLLTFAYVFSVPPLMDYLVTNHGLSRDISRKITHICAGSVIVFLPLFHDGHWSQYLNVTVFVVWALLFVQKGLFAADDDQAVKTMTRTGDKKELLKGTLYFVIAGIVCGTIFYKDFQGVLAMAVLGWGDGLAPIFGMKMGKMKYRVLCEKTVEGSLAFFVGSALAGLFFVWLVVPAALNVTVILAIALIATIIEGVSPKEVDNILIPVAVVALAAYL; encoded by the coding sequence ATGGGTTCTCTGCAATCAACGTTCTTTTCGCTGCCGGTTCTCTGGCACAATCTGCTGGTCACGCTGCTGACATTCGCCTACGTTTTCAGCGTTCCCCCGCTGATGGATTATCTGGTTACCAATCACGGGCTTTCAAGGGACATCAGCCGCAAGATCACCCATATCTGCGCGGGTTCGGTCATCGTGTTTCTTCCGCTCTTTCACGACGGGCACTGGAGCCAGTATCTCAACGTCACCGTGTTCGTTGTCTGGGCCCTGCTGTTCGTTCAGAAAGGTCTGTTTGCCGCAGATGACGACCAGGCGGTCAAAACCATGACCCGCACTGGCGACAAAAAGGAGCTGCTCAAGGGTACCCTGTACTTCGTCATCGCAGGCATCGTCTGCGGCACGATCTTCTACAAGGATTTCCAGGGCGTGCTCGCCATGGCCGTGCTCGGCTGGGGCGACGGTCTCGCTCCGATCTTCGGGATGAAGATGGGGAAAATGAAATACCGGGTCCTTTGCGAGAAAACCGTCGAGGGCAGCCTGGCGTTTTTTGTCGGCAGTGCGCTCGCCGGCCTGTTCTTCGTCTGGCTTGTCGTGCCGGCAGCGCTTAACGTGACGGTGATCCTCGCCATTGCGCTAATCGCCACGATTATCGAAGGCGTCAGCCCGAAAGAGGTCGATAACATCCTGATTCCCGTCGCGGTCGTCGCTCTCGCGGCATACCTGTAA
- the bchG gene encoding (bacterio)chlorophyll synthase, translated as MSVTASRRLSFVDKMRAHLEILDPVTWISVFPCLAGGAMASGAMQATVQDYLLLLAVFLMFGPLGTGFSQSINDYFDHELDRINEPTRPIPSGRLSAAEAAWNSVVVCLLALGIGVALWSYIGGTRGLIILGSIVAGLIVAYIYSAPPLKLKKNIITSAPAVGFSYSFITWFSANALFSEIRPEVYWLSILNFFMAVALIIMNDFKSAEGDKEGGLKSLTVMIGAKNTFLVAFVIIDLVFLVFAVLEFVWGFYYLVFFMLGGLALNIYMQVKLHRDPKSSISFLQHAVNDGFGNAIGQSDVAEHNAFLRFQVANNILFLVNNLMAAGAIGLKYMQG; from the coding sequence ATGTCAGTTACCGCAAGCCGCCGATTGAGTTTCGTTGACAAGATGAGAGCGCATCTCGAGATTCTCGATCCTGTTACCTGGATAAGTGTTTTTCCCTGCCTTGCAGGCGGCGCAATGGCTTCCGGGGCCATGCAGGCCACGGTTCAGGATTATCTTCTTCTTCTCGCCGTTTTTCTGATGTTCGGACCTCTTGGAACCGGTTTCAGCCAGTCCATCAACGATTATTTCGATCACGAGCTCGACCGGATCAACGAGCCGACAAGGCCTATTCCCTCCGGGAGGCTGTCCGCGGCCGAAGCTGCATGGAACAGTGTTGTCGTTTGCCTGCTCGCGCTGGGTATCGGCGTGGCGCTCTGGTCGTATATCGGCGGCACGAGAGGGCTTATTATCCTTGGCTCCATCGTCGCAGGCCTCATCGTCGCCTATATCTACTCGGCTCCGCCCCTCAAGCTGAAAAAAAATATCATCACTTCCGCTCCGGCTGTAGGCTTCTCTTACAGCTTCATCACCTGGTTCTCCGCCAATGCGCTCTTCAGCGAGATACGCCCGGAAGTCTACTGGCTTTCCATACTCAACTTCTTCATGGCGGTCGCTCTGATCATCATGAACGATTTCAAGTCGGCTGAAGGCGACAAGGAAGGGGGGCTGAAATCGCTGACGGTCATGATCGGAGCGAAAAACACCTTTCTCGTCGCCTTTGTCATTATCGATCTCGTATTCCTCGTTTTCGCCGTCCTCGAGTTCGTCTGGGGTTTCTACTACCTCGTGTTCTTCATGCTCGGCGGGCTTGCGCTCAATATTTACATGCAGGTCAAGCTCCACCGCGATCCGAAGAGCAGCATATCGTTTTTGCAGCATGCGGTCAATGACGGTTTCGGCAACGCGATCGGGCAGAGCGATGTCGCGGAACACAACGCTTTTCTGCGCTTTCAGGTCGCGAACAACATACTGTTTCTCGTCAATAATCTCATGGCTGCCGGCGCGATCGGTTTGAAGTATATGCAGGGGTGA
- the miaB gene encoding tRNA (N6-isopentenyl adenosine(37)-C2)-methylthiotransferase MiaB, protein MSKKVYIRTFGCQMNQADTEIITALLLDEGYAMAGSEDEADLIVLNTCAVRENAVEKILNQLDQLRAKKRRRPELLVGVIGCVPQYFREKLFAMAEGIDFLAGPDTYRELPGMIVRASQGRRPADFTHSIHETYAEIEPARPSGTGAFVPVMRGCNNMCAFCVVPFTRGRERSRPLRSVLDDVSRLASSGCREITLLGQNVNSYHDALNDCRFPELLEQVGLAAPDLRVRFTTSHPKDISPDLVRVIATTDNICNSIHLPVQSGSSRILSMMNRGHTREEYLDKIRMIRDAIPGVTLSTDLIAGFCGETLDDHRQTISLMEEVRFDFAYMFHYSVRPGTPAAKSLDDDVAKEEKKRRLAEIIELQNRISAECHAADIGSVVEVLVESESKRSSDMLMGRTKTNRVVVFGRKGSEPGDLVKVRILSATSATLLGEQA, encoded by the coding sequence ATGTCGAAAAAGGTCTACATACGAACATTCGGCTGCCAGATGAACCAGGCGGATACCGAAATCATCACGGCTCTGTTGCTGGACGAGGGATACGCGATGGCCGGTTCCGAGGACGAGGCCGATCTGATCGTGCTCAACACCTGCGCCGTGCGGGAAAACGCCGTCGAAAAGATCCTGAACCAGCTCGACCAGCTCCGTGCGAAAAAGCGCCGCCGTCCCGAACTGCTCGTCGGGGTCATCGGCTGCGTGCCGCAATATTTTCGTGAGAAACTGTTTGCCATGGCGGAGGGGATCGACTTTCTCGCCGGTCCGGACACCTACCGTGAACTTCCGGGTATGATCGTTCGTGCATCGCAGGGGCGTCGCCCAGCCGATTTCACTCATTCGATACACGAGACCTACGCTGAAATAGAGCCGGCGCGTCCGTCCGGAACCGGTGCGTTCGTTCCCGTCATGCGAGGGTGCAACAACATGTGCGCATTCTGTGTCGTTCCGTTTACCCGCGGCCGGGAGCGAAGCCGCCCGTTGCGGTCGGTTCTCGACGACGTGTCGCGCCTGGCCTCTTCGGGCTGCCGGGAGATAACCCTGCTCGGGCAGAACGTCAATTCCTATCATGATGCGCTGAACGATTGCCGCTTTCCGGAACTGCTCGAACAGGTCGGTCTTGCCGCGCCTGATCTCAGGGTCCGTTTTACGACGTCACATCCCAAGGATATCTCTCCGGACCTCGTCAGGGTGATCGCCACGACGGACAATATCTGCAATTCCATACATCTGCCGGTCCAGAGCGGTTCTTCACGAATCCTTTCCATGATGAACCGCGGCCATACGAGAGAAGAATATCTCGACAAGATACGCATGATCCGTGATGCCATTCCGGGGGTTACGCTCTCGACGGACCTCATCGCGGGTTTCTGCGGCGAGACCCTCGACGACCATCGCCAGACGATCAGTCTCATGGAAGAGGTCAGGTTCGATTTCGCCTACATGTTCCACTATTCGGTTCGTCCCGGCACCCCGGCCGCGAAAAGCCTTGACGACGATGTCGCGAAGGAGGAAAAGAAACGGAGGCTCGCCGAGATCATCGAGCTGCAGAACAGGATATCCGCTGAATGTCACGCCGCGGATATCGGCAGCGTGGTCGAGGTTCTTGTGGAATCGGAGAGCAAGCGTTCCTCGGATATGCTCATGGGCAGAACGAAGACCAATCGTGTGGTTGTTTTCGGACGCAAGGGCAGCGAACCGGGTGATCTCGTGAAGGTTAGAATCCTTTCGGCCACTTCCGCCACCCTTCTGGGGGAGCAGGCTTGA